A portion of the Bacteroides faecium genome contains these proteins:
- a CDS encoding macro domain-containing protein: MDIMYIKGDATSPIAPNNKVITHICNDIGGWGKGFVLALSKKWKIAEEAYRQWYRSQEGFSLGAVQFVKVADDIYVANMIGQQGIYKDSKGLPPIRYEAVRQCLKEVALFATKHEASVHMPRIGCGLAGGKWELIEEIIKEELIAKGIAVTVYDL, from the coding sequence ATGGATATAATGTATATAAAAGGAGATGCCACATCTCCTATTGCTCCAAATAATAAAGTTATCACTCACATCTGTAATGATATTGGCGGTTGGGGAAAAGGATTTGTATTAGCACTTTCTAAAAAATGGAAAATTGCGGAAGAAGCCTATCGCCAATGGTACAGGTCACAAGAAGGTTTCTCTTTGGGAGCCGTGCAGTTTGTTAAGGTAGCAGATGATATATATGTTGCTAATATGATAGGACAGCAGGGTATTTACAAAGACAGTAAAGGGCTTCCCCCTATCCGCTATGAAGCAGTCCGGCAATGTTTGAAAGAAGTTGCCCTATTTGCAACGAAACATGAAGCAAGTGTACATATGCCGCGCATCGGTTGCGGACTGGCTGGTGGCAAGTGGGAACTTATCGAAGAAATCATTAAAGAAGAACTCATAGCCAAGGGAATTGCTGTAACCGTATATGATTTATAA
- a CDS encoding RNA polymerase sigma factor: MEVDINHLVKEYGNMISTIAHRMIQNKEIAREAAQEVWFELCKSFNGFKGDSELSTWIYTIARRTVGRYAECERQVKMLEVEYFRSLPEIEYSGAEEAKLEWIKERCDWCITALNHCLNNDARLIFIFRENVGLPYRQISEIMELKESNVRQIYNRSIQKISAFMNDTCPLYNPNGTCKCRICKPVYSIDMDKEYAMVQRMMRLADLYGKFEKELPRKNYWEKFLQ; encoded by the coding sequence ATGGAAGTAGATATAAATCATTTGGTGAAGGAATATGGAAATATGATTTCTACGATTGCCCACCGGATGATTCAGAATAAGGAAATCGCCCGGGAAGCAGCTCAGGAAGTGTGGTTTGAACTTTGTAAAAGTTTCAACGGCTTTAAAGGTGATTCGGAACTTTCTACATGGATATATACTATTGCCCGTCGTACTGTCGGCAGGTATGCGGAATGTGAGAGACAGGTGAAAATGTTGGAAGTAGAATATTTCCGTTCATTGCCTGAAATCGAATATTCCGGTGCGGAAGAAGCGAAACTGGAGTGGATAAAAGAAAGGTGTGACTGGTGTATCACTGCCTTGAACCATTGTCTGAATAATGATGCCCGTCTAATATTCATCTTTAGAGAGAATGTCGGGCTGCCTTATCGGCAGATTAGCGAAATAATGGAATTGAAAGAAAGTAATGTACGGCAAATCTATAATCGTTCTATTCAGAAAATATCAGCTTTTATGAATGATACTTGTCCGTTGTATAATCCCAATGGCACTTGCAAATGCCGTATCTGTAAACCTGTGTATTCTATTGATATGGATAAGGAATATGCTATGGTGCAACGAATGATGAGGCTTGCCGATTTATATGGGAAGTTCGAAAAGGAACTTCCGAGAAAAAATTATTGGGAGAAATTCCTGCAGTAA
- the creD gene encoding cell envelope integrity protein CreD, whose protein sequence is MDGFNENSNEQQAQQPMGCLHRFSKTIKVVIIGGLILLLMIPMFMIENLISERGRTQEEAINEVSEKWSLAQTVTGPYLNIQYPVVIENNGEKKVSIKDLILFPDELLINGQLKTEILKRSLYEVNVYQSELTLKGSFSSEELIKSRIDMGQLQFDRAAICLNLTDMRGISEQISITLGDSVYVFEPGMDNRGIDNTGVHAIADLSELKNNKKLPYEVKIKLKGSQSINFIPLGKTTRVDLKANWNTPSFTGSYLPNNRDITEKEFSAQWQVLNLNRNYSQVMIDYTNSNIKDVDNSSFGVNFKIPVEQYQQSMRSAKYAILIILLTFGVIFFTEIMNKTRIHALQYLLVGLALCLFYSLLLSFSEHIGFNPAYLLSAALTIILVGGYMFGITKRKKPSLIMSGLLGVLYLYIFVLIQLETFALLAGSLGLFIILAMVMYFSKKIDWFNE, encoded by the coding sequence ATGGACGGTTTCAATGAAAATTCAAACGAGCAACAGGCACAGCAACCTATGGGATGCCTACACCGTTTCTCTAAAACAATCAAGGTTGTCATTATCGGGGGATTAATCCTTCTTCTGATGATTCCTATGTTCATGATTGAAAATCTTATTTCCGAACGGGGACGCACGCAGGAAGAAGCAATCAATGAGGTAAGCGAGAAATGGAGTCTCGCACAGACGGTCACCGGCCCTTATCTGAATATTCAATACCCGGTGGTAATAGAGAACAACGGAGAAAAGAAGGTGTCAATCAAAGACCTGATACTTTTCCCCGACGAGCTTTTGATTAACGGGCAACTTAAGACCGAAATCCTGAAAAGAAGCCTCTACGAGGTCAATGTGTACCAATCGGAACTGACTCTGAAAGGTTCTTTCAGCTCGGAAGAACTGATAAAGAGCAGAATAGATATGGGGCAACTGCAATTCGACAGAGCTGCTATTTGCCTGAATCTGACCGATATGCGTGGTATCAGCGAACAGATTAGTATCACCCTCGGAGATTCCGTCTATGTATTTGAGCCGGGGATGGATAACAGAGGGATTGATAATACAGGTGTACACGCCATTGCGGATTTATCGGAACTGAAAAACAACAAGAAACTGCCTTACGAAGTAAAAATCAAACTGAAAGGCTCGCAATCCATCAACTTCATCCCATTGGGTAAAACAACTCGCGTCGACTTGAAAGCCAATTGGAACACACCGAGCTTTACAGGAAGCTATTTACCCAATAACCGGGATATTACCGAAAAAGAATTTTCGGCACAATGGCAAGTCCTGAACTTGAACCGAAACTATTCACAAGTAATGATTGACTATACCAATTCCAATATCAAAGATGTAGATAATTCCAGTTTCGGCGTCAATTTCAAGATTCCGGTAGAGCAGTATCAGCAATCCATGCGTTCCGCAAAGTATGCTATCCTGATTATCCTGTTGACATTCGGAGTTATCTTCTTCACTGAAATTATGAATAAAACCCGTATTCATGCTTTACAGTATTTGTTAGTGGGATTGGCACTTTGTCTATTTTATAGTTTGCTCCTCTCCTTCTCCGAACACATCGGCTTCAACCCTGCCTATCTGTTATCTGCCGCACTGACGATTATACTAGTAGGCGGATATATGTTCGGCATCACCAAGAGAAAGAAACCGTCATTAATCATGTCCGGGTTATTGGGAGTGCTCTATCTTTATATATTTGTCCTTATCCAGTTAGAAACTTTTGCTCTGTTGGCAGGCAGCTTGGGATTATTTATTATCCTGGCAATGGTGATGTATTTCTCAAAGAAAATAGATTGGTTTAATGAATAA
- a CDS encoding MarR family winged helix-turn-helix transcriptional regulator yields MREGAEFRELMLQVVRTRMAFRRSMQRTLKKNNAGITFEMLQVLSSLWHEQGISQQILAERIAKDKACLTNLMNNLEKKGYVCRKEDPNDRRNKLVFLTPAGEEFKEQIRPVLDQVYVYAEHIIGIESIETMLSELNSVYDVLEKI; encoded by the coding sequence ATGAGAGAAGGAGCGGAGTTCAGAGAACTCATGTTACAGGTTGTCCGCACACGTATGGCTTTTCGCCGGTCTATGCAACGGACATTAAAGAAGAATAATGCAGGTATTACATTCGAAATGCTTCAAGTATTGAGCAGTTTATGGCACGAACAAGGCATCAGCCAGCAGATATTGGCGGAGCGTATAGCGAAGGATAAAGCATGCCTGACTAACTTGATGAACAACCTGGAAAAGAAAGGATACGTCTGCCGGAAAGAAGACCCGAACGACCGCCGTAATAAACTGGTGTTTCTGACTCCGGCGGGTGAAGAGTTTAAAGAACAGATTCGTCCGGTTTTAGATCAGGTTTATGTATATGCAGAACACATTATCGGTATTGAAAGTATTGAAACCATGTTGTCTGAATTAAACAGTGTTTATGATGTCCTTGAAAAAATATAA
- a CDS encoding winged helix-turn-helix domain-containing protein, giving the protein MIESFQYINKAFESKVRLGIMAVLMVNEEADFNFLKEQLALTDGNLASHTRALEELGYIVCNKSFVGRKPRTAFQATSQGREAFKSHIEALEQFLKSK; this is encoded by the coding sequence ATGATAGAATCATTCCAATATATTAATAAAGCATTCGAAAGCAAGGTACGACTGGGTATCATGGCTGTTCTGATGGTTAATGAGGAAGCTGATTTCAATTTTCTGAAAGAGCAGCTCGCATTGACCGACGGCAACCTTGCCAGTCATACCCGTGCCCTGGAAGAACTAGGATATATCGTATGCAACAAAAGTTTTGTCGGACGAAAGCCGCGAACTGCCTTTCAAGCGACTTCGCAAGGCAGGGAAGCTTTCAAATCTCATATTGAAGCTCTGGAGCAATTTTTAAAATCAAAATAA
- a CDS encoding DinB family protein, producing the protein MSKIDFLKEQIIEARAFVNRLMSELPEDLWYVVPDGTDSNFIWQAGHLLVSQNFHTMTAVTGVNERVGRLMPIKEYNKIFNGMGTLHRSITKDLIPVTKLREQLDNVHQICIENLELMNDEALAEPLAPLPFKHPVAETKYEALSWSFKHEMWHSAEMEAIKRDLGYPIVWMK; encoded by the coding sequence ATGAGTAAAATTGATTTTTTGAAAGAGCAGATTATAGAAGCTCGCGCATTTGTGAATCGTTTGATGTCTGAATTGCCGGAAGATTTATGGTATGTTGTTCCCGACGGTACAGATTCTAATTTTATCTGGCAGGCAGGACATCTGCTTGTTTCACAGAATTTCCATACAATGACGGCCGTTACCGGAGTGAATGAGAGGGTAGGGCGATTGATGCCTATTAAAGAATATAACAAGATATTTAATGGTATGGGAACTTTGCATCGTTCTATAACAAAGGACTTAATTCCTGTTACTAAGTTGAGGGAACAGTTGGATAACGTTCATCAAATCTGTATCGAAAATTTGGAGTTGATGAATGATGAGGCTTTAGCAGAACCTTTAGCGCCTCTTCCGTTTAAGCATCCTGTTGCGGAGACTAAATATGAAGCATTATCATGGAGCTTTAAACATGAAATGTGGCATAGCGCGGAAATGGAAGCTATTAAGAGGGACTTGGGGTATCCGATAGTTTGGATGAAATAA